A part of Aegilops tauschii subsp. strangulata cultivar AL8/78 chromosome 2, Aet v6.0, whole genome shotgun sequence genomic DNA contains:
- the LOC109745483 gene encoding uncharacterized protein has product MGLWITWALPPPSDKIPAPRFAAETNRRRQLKPESATTMMAAARMAFASSCRVHLLLPSSPSTPIFARTRVGCRGIAKSISFLAPLSAARSAALFCSCSSPSSDAVVAPAPTQAVVEEKKPAPAAGEEEKGEVPVGELAGLLDIRVGRVVKAWLHPEADTLYVEEVDVGEEQPRTICSGLVKYLPLDQLQDSNVIVLANLKPRNMRGIKSNGMLMCASDASHENVELLTPPEGSVPGERVWFGSEDEKSIQSEPATGNQVQKKKIWESVQPHLKTTDNCVAVLGEQPMRTSAGMVFCKSLQGASVS; this is encoded by the exons ATGGGCCTGTGGATCACTTGGGCCCTTCCTCCCCCATCGGATAAAATCCCAGCGCCTCGCTTTGCGGCGGAGACGAACCGCCGGCGGCAGCTGAAGCCTGAGAGCGCCACGACGATGATGGCCGCAGCGAGAATGGCCTTCGCATCAAGCTGTCgcgtccacctcctcctcccttcCTCGCCTTCAACCCCCATCTTCGCCAGGACCCGAGTTGGCTGCAGGGGCATAGCCAAATCCATCTCGTTCTTGGCTCCGTTATCGGCTGCGAGATCCGCCGCCCTCTTCTGCTCTTGCTCCTCGCCTTCCTCCGACGCCGTCGTCGCACCGGCACCTACGCAGGCGGTTGTAGAGGAGAAGAAGCCGGCGCCCGCGGCTGGGGAGGAGGAGAAAGGCGAGGTTCCGGTGGGCGAGCTCGCTGGCCTCCTGGACATCCGGGTTGGGCGGGTCGTGAAGGCGTGGCTGCACCCAGAGGCGGACACTCTGTACGTGGAGGAGGTCGACGTCGGCGAGGAGCAACCGCGCACCATCTGCAGCGGCCTCGTCAAGTACCTACCCCTCGACCAACTCCAG GACAGCAATGTCATTGTTCTTGCTAACCTGAAACCAAGAAACATGCGCGGCATCAAGTCTAATGGCATGCTTATGTGTGCCTCTGATGCTTCTCACGAGAATGTTGAGTTGCTCACCCCTCCAGAAGGTTCTGTTCCCGGTGAAAGGGTATGGTTTGGATCTGAAGATGAAAAGAGTATTCAATCAGAACCTGCAACAGGAAACCAG GTTCAAAAGAAAAAGATTTGGGAATCTGTTCAGCCTCACCTTAAGACAACGGATAACTGCGTAGCAGTTCTTGGTGAGCAACCAATGCGCACCTCAGCAGGCATGGTTTTCTGCAAATCATTGCAGGGTGCAAGCGTGTCATAA